CGTTTAAAAACAAAGCGTTGTGACCCAAAGAAGGTTTTTTACCCGAATTGAAAAATAATTCCAATCAAAGCAGAAAAAGCGATAAATATGACTGGATGAAAATTTTTGAATAATCGATGTCTCATAATAAAAAATAAGAAAATAGCTAAAACAAGCGATTGCCAATTAATAAACCCAAGCCAATCCCCTTGATCCATAAGACGAGAAGTGTCAATTAAATCCATCCAAACAACAGAAAAGCCAGCTGCTGCGATCAGTGCTGTAGAAGCAGGCCTTAAACCATAAAAAACGGCCTCAACATAAAAATTATGTCGAAATTTAGTTAAAAAGCCGCCAATAAGCATGATAATAATAATAGCAGGAGTAACTAGACCAACTGTAGCAATAATACCGCCAAAAGGCCCTGCAGCTAAATTACCTACGTAAGTGGCCATATTAATCCCAATTGCCCCAGGTGTTGATTCGGAAACAGCGATTATGTCTGCTAATTGGTCATAGCTAAACCACCCTGTACGATCGGAAACATCATATAAAAAAGGCAAAGTAGCAAGACCACCACCTACAGAAAATAAACCTGTTTTGAAAAATTCATAAAATAGTTGTAGGTAAATCATTTTTGGTGACGTCTCCTTTCTTGCGATTTAGCAGCAACGCCAATAAAACCAGCTAAAATAACAAATAGCACAGGAGACAGACTTGTAAAGACAGATAATGTAAAAATAAGAACAAAAATCATAAGGGCTATTTTATCTACAACTGAGTTTTGCCAAAGCTTTAAAACCGCATTTAAGATTAAAACATATACACTTACGCGGATACCGGCAAAAGCATTTTGTATAATTGGCAGTTCCGAAAAGTTTCGCATAAAATAAGAAATCAGTGTGACAATAACATAGGAAGGAAATACAAACCCAAGAGTTGCGACGATACCTCCTAGAGGCCCACGTAATTTCTGCCCGATAAAGGTCGATGTATTTACAGCAATAATCCCAGGTGTTGTTTGACCAATAGCAAAATAGTCAACTAACTCTTCATCTGTCGCCCACTCTTTTGTCTCCACAACTTCTCTTTGTAAAATCGGAAGCATCGCGTAGCCACCACCAAAGGTTAATACACCAATGCGACTAAAAGTAAGAAACAAATCAATGAATATATTCATAGCCTTCTCCTCATCAATATTTTTTATTTAGTCAATAAATTGTAACCTCTCTATTAGAAAATATAATAACATTAAGAGCATAACAAAACCAGCGAATATAAGAAAAGTCTATAGCAATACAAATTACTTTCATTTTCAGTTTTCTATGAGTAAAATAATCTATTGAGGTGTTTATTGTGCAAAGAAACAATCGAAAAGAATTGACTTTTACTCTATTTAAACATGATATAGAAATTGACGCTTTTTATAACATGTTATATCAAATCAATGATATTATTTTAGCGTTGTTTTTTATTGCAGGAAGTTTCTTATTTTTTAAAGAATCTACAAGCTTTTATGGCACAATTTTATTTGTCATTGGTAGTTTTCAGCTTTTAATAAGACCTTTAATTATGATAAGTAGAGAAATTCATATACGCAGAATTAAAAACAGATAAATTATCTTAGAAAAACGCAAATTATAGCTATCGCCCTTGTGTATTCTATAAATTTGGATTATAATAATTTCTGTTGCGCGGGTGTAGTTTAGTGGTAAAACAGAAGCTTCCCAAGCTTCCGTCGCGAGTTCGATTCTCGTCACCCGCTTTAGCTTGAAACGTTGGCATGCCAACGTTTCTTTTTTTATGTTAAAAATTTATTTTTCAATGAGTTTTATTACTAATTTTTGCATAATTGATTATTAAAGGGCTTTAATATAATTCCGATATATTTTATGTTATGCTTGCAAAAGTAAAATAAAAAAGAGGGGTAAGTTTATGAAAGCTTGGACAATAAAAGAGCCGGGTAACAGAAGTAAGTTAACGTTAACCGATAAAGAAATTCCTAAACCTAAAAATGAAGAGCTATTAATCGAAGTCCACTATGCAGGAATTAATCGTTTAGATATAGAAACAAGAGAAAATACCTCATTAACAAAACCTTATCCTATTTTAGGTGTCGAAGTCAGTGGAATAGTTAAAGAAAATAATTCCAATAATAAAGCACTAAACCCTGGAACATGGGTAACTGGATTAGTAAAAAATGGGGGCTATGCTGAGTACGCAATTATCCCCGCTAGTAGAGCAATTGTTTTATCTAAGAACCTAACTTTACGTGAAGGTGCAGCCATACCTGAAGTATTCTTAACCGCTTATCAAACAATGTATTGGTTAGGGGATTTAAAAAAAGAAGAAACTATTTTAATCCATGCTGGGGCAAGTGGTGTTGGAACAGCAGCGATTCAAATGGCAAAAAAGTTAAGTAATGCGAAAATAATTGTAACTGCCGGTTCACAAGAAAAACTAGACTTTTGTCGTCAATTAGGCGCAGATATTACAATTAACTACAAGCAAGAAAAATTTGACGAGGTTATTTTACAAAAAACTGGTAATTATGGTGTAGACGTGATTTTAGATTTTATCGGTGCAAATTATTGGCAGAAAAATATGAACAGTGCCGCTGTTAATGCACGTTGGATTTTAATTGGGCTACTTGGGGGAGCTAAGGTCGAGCATATTAATTTAAATGAATTTCTTGCTAAATGTATCTCATTAAAAGGAACGTTACTAACCCCACGTTCAGATGAATATAAGGCTGATTTAGTTTCTGCTTTTCAAAAGAACGTTATCCCTTATTTTGCTTCTGGAGAAATTAAGCCAATTATTCATGATGTTTTTAGTTTTGAAGACCTTCCAAAAGCTCATAAAGCCATGGAAGATAACGAGAACGTGGGTAGATTGCTAGTCAATATAAAATAGCTTGTTCCCTTTTTCGCTATAGAGACAATGTTTTATTAGAAAATAGATATAAATAAAAAGAGTGAAGAATCAGTAAAATCTGATCTTCACTCTTTTTTATAATTACTATTCAGCGTCTGCTGTCCATTCGTCTACTTTGTCTTGATTGTCTTCAATCCAATCACTAGCAGCTTCTTCTGGGTCAGTACCATCTTCAATTTCTAGCATTACTTCGTTGATATCATCTTCGGTCCATTCGAAGTTATCCAATATGCTATAAACCTCTGGCATGTCATCTTCTAGCCCTTCGCGAACCATTGTATGAATACTTTCAGCATCCCCCATGGTTCCTTCTGGGTCTTCAAGATATTTTAAATCGTAACGAGAGAACATCCAATGTGGTGACCAACCCGTAATTGCGATTGGTTCTTCATTTTGGATAGCACTACCTAATTGTGAAGTCATCGCACCACTAGAAGAAGGAGTTACTTCCCAATCAGACAAGTTATCATAAGTATCTACTGTATCTTCAGCCGCAGCAACTACACCAGCACCTGGTTCGATACCGATAATTTCTTGGTCTGGTACTTGGTCATCCAAGTCTTCAATTGAATCTACATCCATATATTCAGGTACAACAATTCCTAATTGAGCTGCGTCTGGCAAGTTTGGACCTAAGTCTTCCACTTGGTCTCCAAATTCTTCGTATTGTGCTTCGTGAGTCGCTGGTAGCCAACCTGCAACCATACCATCAGATTCACCATTAGCTACTGCTTCCCACATTACAGCATTATCTAAAGGTGTGATGTTTACATTATAACCCATATCTTCTAACACTTGAGCCACAACGTTTGTAGAAGCAACTTCTGTATCCCATTCTACAT
This region of Tetragenococcus osmophilus genomic DNA includes:
- a CDS encoding chromate transporter; the encoded protein is MIYLQLFYEFFKTGLFSVGGGLATLPFLYDVSDRTGWFSYDQLADIIAVSESTPGAIGINMATYVGNLAAGPFGGIIATVGLVTPAIIIIMLIGGFLTKFRHNFYVEAVFYGLRPASTALIAAAGFSVVWMDLIDTSRLMDQGDWLGFINWQSLVLAIFLFFIMRHRLFKNFHPVIFIAFSALIGIIFQFG
- a CDS encoding chromate transporter, which translates into the protein MNIFIDLFLTFSRIGVLTFGGGYAMLPILQREVVETKEWATDEELVDYFAIGQTTPGIIAVNTSTFIGQKLRGPLGGIVATLGFVFPSYVIVTLISYFMRNFSELPIIQNAFAGIRVSVYVLILNAVLKLWQNSVVDKIALMIFVLIFTLSVFTSLSPVLFVILAGFIGVAAKSQERRRHQK
- a CDS encoding YrhK family protein — its product is MQRNNRKELTFTLFKHDIEIDAFYNMLYQINDIILALFFIAGSFLFFKESTSFYGTILFVIGSFQLLIRPLIMISREIHIRRIKNR
- a CDS encoding NAD(P)H-quinone oxidoreductase, with translation MKAWTIKEPGNRSKLTLTDKEIPKPKNEELLIEVHYAGINRLDIETRENTSLTKPYPILGVEVSGIVKENNSNNKALNPGTWVTGLVKNGGYAEYAIIPASRAIVLSKNLTLREGAAIPEVFLTAYQTMYWLGDLKKEETILIHAGASGVGTAAIQMAKKLSNAKIIVTAGSQEKLDFCRQLGADITINYKQEKFDEVILQKTGNYGVDVILDFIGANYWQKNMNSAAVNARWILIGLLGGAKVEHINLNEFLAKCISLKGTLLTPRSDEYKADLVSAFQKNVIPYFASGEIKPIIHDVFSFEDLPKAHKAMEDNENVGRLLVNIK